GGAGTGTAGCTTACCCCCCCTCCATTGCTGTGTGGCGTGTTCGTCATGTGATTCTGTCTGTGCACAGGGGTCAGTCAGTCCAGATGTGCAAACCTGTCTTCTGTCCTCTGTCCCGTAGTCCACTCTGAAACGTTCTGGTGATACTGAGAGGCAGATTAAAGTCAGACACTGACACAGCagagtgcagacagacaggcagataaCACACAGCTGGGAGAAGTAATTCAAGGAGAGACTGATCTCCTCTATCAAAAGCAGTGTGGTTGGATAGTATACACGAGTGGACATGCAGTGTGTATCTGTGCAGTATTTATTTATGACAACATTATCTCTATTACTGCATGTTGGCTTCCAGTTATGAACAGCACTCTGTTACAGTCCCTTACCTGTCCTCCTTTTCTTGCGGGACACCAAAGGCAGGAGGTCGTGTCGCGTCAGGACTCGCAGCAGCTGCAACAGGGGCTCCAGGTTACCCTCACTGAGGTACCCACGTCTCTCCAGCTCCAGCAGCAGTTCTAGCCCACTCTTGGGCTTGTGGCGGGCAGCGGTAGGGCAGGCCAAGGCAGGACCCTTGGGCTGTAACCGCCGCCAGGCCTCCAGGAGCACTGGGCTGGGGGAGACTCCTTTACTGGCCTCAGGGTCTTCCTCACCAGGCTCGCTGGTCCAGCCAGCTGGGTCCAAGGGGTGCCCTCCAGCCGGATAGGTCTCATCCAAGAGGAATGACAGCACCTCAACGTCTGTCTCTGTCAGTTGAGAACCGACAACTTCAAACATCTCGTGTAGAGAGAGCATCCCATAGTACGTCAGGCACTCAGTCTCATCCCAGTACAGAGAGTCTCGGAGAGAGTACCTTGGACGACGCATGGTTGCCATTgttaacaagctagctagctatcctttCCCAATGCACCTTGGCCAGACGTTTCTATGTGATAAGAATAAAGTGAATTAGACAATGTGGGTAGCAATGAAGTAACGACTCAAAATGTCAAACTAAACAACAGGACTGGCTAGGTTTAGCAGGTATCAAATAAcaagccagccagcagccacaaCGCGAATGGACCATAAGATATTGGCATGCACTGTTACAGGCTTTAAAACGCAAGCAGCTGTCTAATAATAAGCGATGTGGAGATGTGAAATACAAAGCTACTTCGTTTTCGTTGTGGCTACGTTGGAGAGCTCGAGATCTTGCCGAGCCACCATACCTTGTAAGTACAAACTGTGTTGACAGTGCAACAAATGACGTTATGTAACAGACGATCCACTGCTGGGAGAAAGAAAAATGCACTTTACATTTAGATTGACAGCCCTTCAAAACGGTCCAAAATAGAGATGGTCCCTCATACATTGCTACATTTGTCTCGATTTGATAGCAGGCTAGATGGAAACATCAACATAATTA
The sequence above is drawn from the Salmo salar chromosome ssa05, Ssal_v3.1, whole genome shotgun sequence genome and encodes:
- the LOC106605858 gene encoding DNA-binding death effector domain-containing protein 2 isoform X1, producing the protein MATMRRPRYSLRDSLYWDETECLTYYGMLSLHEMFEVVGSQLTETDVEVLSFLLDETYPAGGHPLDPAGWTSEPGEEDPEASKGVSPSPVLLEAWRRLQPKGPALACPTAARHKPKSGLELLLELERRGYLSEGNLEPLLQLLRVLTRHDLLPLVSRKKRRTVSPERFRVDYGTEDRRQVCTSGLTDPCAQTESHDEHATQQWRGGVDSARPTPAPLRKKRGKGRRWTSKPTAHRRRTGIPETPPPPIPEKVTCDIRLRVRAEYWEHESALRGGVSSDKQQPLERQFELFSRATSVLRARDLGSIICDIKFSELDNLEAFWGDYLSGALLEALKGVFITDSLRRAAGREGVRLLISVDQDDYEEGRRLLLDAQEQQAGCWGQDRPNLRKLVMDVRL
- the LOC106605858 gene encoding DNA-binding death effector domain-containing protein 2 isoform X2 translates to MATMRRPRYSLRDSLYWDETECLTYYGMLSLHEMFEVVGSQLTETDVEVLSFLLDETYPAGGHPLDPAGWTSEPGEEDPEASKGVSPSPVLLEAWRRLQPKGPALACPTAARHKPKSGLELLLELERRGYLSEGNLEPLLQLLRVLTRHDLLPLVSRKKRRTVSPERFRVDYGTEDRRQVCTSGLTDPCAQTESHDEHATQQWRGGVDSARPTPAPLRKKRGKGRRWTSKPTAHRRRTGIPETPPPPIPEKVTCDIRLRVRAEYWEHESALRGGVSSDKQQPLERQFELFSRATSVLRARDLGSIICDIKFSELDNLEAFWGDYLSGALLEALKGVFITDSLRRAAGREGVRLLISVDQDDYEEGRRLLLDAQEQQAGCWGQDRS